One stretch of Oncorhynchus keta strain PuntledgeMale-10-30-2019 chromosome 18, Oket_V2, whole genome shotgun sequence DNA includes these proteins:
- the rnf26 gene encoding E3 ubiquitin-protein ligase RNF26 produces MLLTNSIVKCWNFTVFCMVTMMDSVTLLAQGTVNMLGRWLHLLGGVLESFKMVCYLSSHVLLRVRDLFHRGLLCGHCLLQQVWEGCGIAVSLVFYLVNTVVNLLLIGTQNVYSVVVSMWEAVSCPLQKAVELTLTLFTFLYSSLVGTSVVLWTPIRLALEFLGSLGHIFVSVFLLNIYGLILTVTIVVTATVYMNPELTSLGARRAFGFVNSVPTLHLIQRALHRLYVLERGVWQRLQRQASRLHQTITPVYRNIRVRGDGHARQPEPSDREQGALTDSREGDAAPPTEHAARPRQLMDDLWDLAFPSSSSTDRPLQKLSSGEGSSSSKGPPADSLLTLLKEHEERKKCVICQDSTKTVVLLPCRHLCLCRDCTHILLRQPIYQQNCPLCRHMILNTMDVYL; encoded by the coding sequence ATGTTACTGACCAACTCAATTGTGAAGTGCTGGAACTTCACTGTGTTCTGCATGGTCACCATGATGGACAGCGTAACACTTTTGGCCCAGGGCACAGTCAACATGTTGGGGCGCTGGCTGCACCTCTTGGGAGGTGTTCTGGAGAGTTTCAAAATGGTGTGCTACTTGTCCTCACATGTTCTCCTGCGTGTCAGGGATCTGTTCCACCGTGGGCTGCTGTGTGGCCACTGCTTGCTGCAGCAGGTGTGGGAGGGCTGTGGCATTGCGGTCAGCCTGGTGTTCTACCTGGTCAACACGGTGGTCAACCTGCTGCTCATCGGGACACAGAACGTCTACTCTGTTGTAGTCAGCATGTGGGAGGCAGTCTCCTGCCCCCTGCAGAAGGCTGTGGAGCTCACCCTCACACTCTTCACCTTTCTGTACAGCAGCCTGGTTGGCACCTCAGTCGTTCTCTGGACTCCCATCAGGCTGGCCCTGGAGTTCCTGGGCTCGCTCGGACACATCTTCGTCAGCGTCTTCCTCCTGAACATCTATGGCCTCATTCTCACAGTGACCATTGTTGTCACCGCCACAGTCTATATGAACCCTGAGCTGACCAGTCTTGGAGCCCGGCGCGCCTTCGGTTTTGTCAACTCTGTCCCCACCCTGCATCTCATACAGAGGGCGCTCCATCGCCTCTACGTGCTGGAGAGGGGCGTGTGGCAGAGGCTTCAGCGGCAGGCCAGCCGCCTACACCAAACGATAACACCAGTCTACAGGAACATCAGAGTGAGGGGTGACGGCCACGCCAGGCAACCTGAGCCCAGTGACAGAGAACAGGGGGCTCTTACGGACAGTAGGGAAGGAGACGCAGCACCACCCACTGAACATGCTGCCCGGCCACGCCAGCTAATGGATGACCTGTGGGACCTAGCGTTCCCCAGCTCCAGCAGCACAGACAGGCCTTTACAGAAACTCTCATCGGGGGAGGGGAGCTCCAGCTCCAAGGGTCCCCCGGCCGACAGCCTACTGACTCTGCTCAAGGAGcatgaggagaggaagaagtgcGTCATCTGCCAGGACAGCACCAAGACAGTGGTGCTGCTGCCCTGCCGCCACCTGTGTCTGTGTCGGGACTGTACTCACATACTGCTGCGCCAGCCCATCTACCAGCAGAACTGTCCGCTCTGCCGCCATATGATCCTTAATACCATGGATGTGTATCTCTGA